From the genome of Tripterygium wilfordii isolate XIE 37 chromosome 6, ASM1340144v1, whole genome shotgun sequence:
AAACTCGAAAAAGAACTGCAGACGTAGAAACAATTCATCCAAGAATATATACACATTCAGCACAGAACAACCTGATCACTCATACTGTCATTTTTTCAGTAGGGTTAAAAACCCAACATTTAGTAATATTGCCTTTGATCATTTAGTGGCTCACAAGCATGAAATTTCTTGGTCCTCATTGTTAAAATATGAGTTACAAAGCTCGAGGATAGTAGCACGCCTGACACAAATACACATAAACTCAAAATAGCCGTTTCCACCCGTTGTCTTTTGTCTCCCACTGTGAACTAGCCGTTGCAcatctacttatatatatatgtaacagaTGTATCTCTTGAATTAACTTGAATGAAAGAACTCCCTTTCTACTCTGTCTTGTTAGCTCTTGTTCTCTGTCTTACTTTCTAATTTTGTTCTTTCCCTTATTCAAATCACTTCCGCAATATACAAAAtatttcatggtatcggagcggtcGATTCTTGACCATCAAAAGTGACCTTCCGCTCTACTGCCGCTGCCTGGTCTTGAGGCAGCGGCAGCACCACAGCAAACGAGATGCACAGCAAAACCAACCACGCATGATCCATAGGAGAAGGCCCCAAACCAGCACTAGTGGCCTCATCGTGAATGATTTCTCTTCATCATTACCAGCTAGTGTCATATCACAATGGAGCTTCAACAAGTCGCAACGGTACCAACACCTACTCGAAAAATTGAATCCAAGATCCAGAATGGCCCTACTCTCCTCACATGCGGATCGACGAGCTTCTTGAGGATAGTTTCTCTTCCCAGGAAATCGTTCAGAAGGGATTTCTCGATTCCGTGAAAAGCAAATATGATGCTACCACTACTTTTGCTCTACTGGGTCAGCAGCAGAATTGAAGAAATGGGTTTTgtaataattatttaaaaaaaaaaaaaagagataatgGGAGGTGTGTGGAAGAAGATAAAGGTGGTGACTTTTTTTTGTCTCCTTGAAATTTGGGTTTCATGTGGTCCATTTTCATGTGTGGCAATTTGAATTTGTGTTGTGCGTGTGAGAAAGTACCCCGAAATTAAGGTCCAAGTATTACAATCCAACTGAAcctaagtaccattaagtgagacggttTAATTGGAATTAAAATCTCATGGGTAATCCGATGTATCCATAGAGAACCGGAATCCCATAGAGGGTCTCAttcttctttcctcttctcttcttAACTTGGATCATGTTTCTTGtatcaaactcaagttggttacaccaacttaagtttgagggggagtgttaaaatatGAGTTAGAAAGCTCGAGGATGGTAGCACGCCTGACACAAATACACATAAACTCAAAATAGCCGTTTCCACCCGTTGTCTTTTGTCTCCCACTGTGAACTAGCCGTTGCAtatctacttatatatatatgtaacagaTGTATCTCTTGAATTAACTTGAATGAAAGAACTCCCTTTCTACTCTGTCTTGTTAGCTCTTGTTCTCTATCTTACTTTCTAATTTTGTTCTTTCCCTTGTTCAAATTACTTCCGCAATATACAAAATATTTCACTCATAAAAATAACGATCATAGCAGTACACTTTGGAGCCTACTGAGACATTGCTCATTCTTCATTTGCTTTATTTCTTGCAGTGCTCGATTATTTGCACTTTGTTAATAGAatgctttgtttcttttttcgaTACGTTATTCATCTTTTTGGCGAATGATTGTCTTCGTCCACGCGCTTTGGACATAAATATCAGGTATGCAGAAATGGAGTTCTATGCTGCTCTCTTAGGATTTCTGGTTTATCACAATTAAGCTCCATGTGCAAGGAGTTACATTATTACTCTGGGTCATGTTCTGTGGTGTGTATGATCTGAAAATCTGATTCATTTTTATGACAAAAGCTAGATTCCGTGATGGgtcaattttcatttttcaatcaatAGTATAAAATCCGCGACAGCTAACTGAACAGCAAAAGGATTCAAGAGGTGAAACTTCTAAGTCATTCGAGTATGAAAACACACACCTTTCCTTATGTTCAAGCACCCCCTTTGTATAAGATGGAGACAATGACTTAGAAACAAAAACCTTGACATCATTgttatgattttaaaaaaattccacaTCGGTTGGGCAATGTCCAACCAATGAGTTAATAAAGCCAAAGCCTACTTCTTACAAGGCTTTTTCCTAACCCAAGTGAGCTGGGTTTTGACCTATGAGTTTTGGCCGGTAGTAACTGGATTAAGGAGGAACAAAACTGTGcaggcccgatgtatccacgggaataaaataacccaaagcgaacaatattgttgatatgtGTGAGGGTGTGGATTTATGATAATAATGGACAGGAATGTCCCCGGAATATAATCAAAGCTGTCATTGTTGGTGAGTCAATAATGGATTAATTAGTAGTCTACTTCGATGAGTTTCTTTTGTACTAAATTCTTAGTTTTTCCTTCAAGGGACATGTCCAATGGGAAATCGTAGATAGATGGATCATGGATAGATTGATTGTCGCATATATATTTTGTCCTTAACGTGTATGTTAATACAATGGCATGAATATTGAATAGTTAGAATTGGTTCCTTGCAACATTTCAATATTCTTGTAATGTCCAATTTGACGAAAGCGCGCATGCAGATGCTTTAGACATGTCTCGCTCTCTTCGTCGTTGCCTTTGATCATGTGCTGCTTCACAAGCCTGACATTTTCATTTACGTGCTTTATTTCTTGGAGTACTTGAGTGTTTGTATTTGTGGCTCCTTTTGATAGTATGCTTTGATTCCTTGTTGGTATGTTATTCACCACCTCTTGAACATCTATATACACCAGTAATCCATCAGTAACGCAGAACATGAAGTTTGTCCTTAAAACATTAAACAATCAGCATATATTATACATATACTTCTTCCTTAATCATTTCtatttaagagtgtgtttgcaAGAACAAGAAATCATAATAAAAATCTCACAAATGTGACAATAATAGCCATAGAAACTGAAGTTGATCGATGCTACTGAGACTGATACTCCAGAGCTGGGTTGTGGTGCTGGTATCGGGGATTCATATGATATTTGCAGAAACTGAAAGTTTGATTGTGAATTCATGAGCTGTATTATCTAGTTTTTGCCGGAAAATCCATGTAAGAGCAGTTGAAGGTCAAAACAAATGCATGGGCTGCAATTAGAGAACATGAAGATCCACCAAGTAGTATACAAATCTACGCACGTTGCATTACTTTATGTTTTAATCTCTGTGGCTGTGACTTCGAAATTATTAACGTAGTTTACTGCTACTATAATAACAATTTGACATTAAAATACATTAGTACCGAGGCTTCCTGTGCAGAAACTGAGCTGTATTAATTATTCTATTTTTGCTGGAAAATCCATGTAAGATCAGTTGAAGGTCAAAAGAAATGGACTGGAATTATACTGAGCAGCAGAACGTGAAGATCCACCGACTCTACAAATCTGCACATGTTGcattgatcttttttttttttttttttaatctttatcgAAATTATTAAAGTAATATTACTACTACTATGATAATAATAATGCCATAGGACAGATAAACTAtagttttatttaaatattaactGAACTGCTCTATACCTATTATTGTGCTTTGTGCACCAATTGACATTATGAAAATATGTATTATctatattacttttttttatttattagaaACAGGGTCTTGGAGAGGGGTAGAACATGGACACTTTATTTATGAGACATGTGTATTTCTAAAGTATCTAATTATTTATCATTTGTCCCTACGCAaattaaaaaaagttaaataatatttttctgaGTTAGAATATTAAATTAAGTAAAATTTAATGcctgatgattttttttccttgttgatcttgattatttaaattttaattcttACAAATAGTTAGAGGAACAtaattgaaatataattttaatgaaaatatGTACTACAAAAAAGACAATAGAATCAGGTAATAATAATCAtcttaaattattatatttattaattttcgaTGAATATTCAAAATCAATAACAATTAAGCTCTATTATTATGATATGTATATTATGTGAGTCTGTAACTATTTGATATGTTTGCTCTTTGAGTGCTAATTGTTTGACACATATACTAAACcaattttagaattttaaaacTGCTAATTtgctattatttttaatataatatgtACTTAAAATGATAAATAAGTACTTGAAATATATCAATATGAATTAGAATCATTAGTCAtagtaatattaatatatgtacCTTTTTATGATTAAATTAAGATTCTAATTACCTATATAAATTATAGTAAAATATTTAACTATTTAAAAGCTTTAGTTTATACACGTGATAGTGTTTTAAATATATTATGTAGTGGTGAAAACACGGTTTTGATTGGAGTGAGCTATTAAAAGATCTAATCTAGGTTGCAGATTTGCATGGTAGTCAAGCAAGTTGCAATAGTCAAATTTTGGAGGAatcaatacaatcaaataatgCATATCTGCCAAAAACAGAGTAAGGATGATTGAGAAACGATAATGTGTGCCCTTAGAAAAttagataaggatgaaaaatatgttaaaatatgaaaaaaaaatatgtatttaaagtttaaaaaattaggtggGAGAATGTTTATCACATATGGGATACTATGATTTACTGTAATGAATCCTTAATAGGTGTCGTTTAGGGCACATGTTATCAATTATCATGATATCACTtaatgaagatgcgaataacacGCATGTTTCTTTAATTCAAACTAGTATTAGTTGTCAATTTTTATTACAAAACTAGTAACACCGACGTGaaatataaatgattttttttatgatatcgatcatgtttatatatttttaataatcgagaatgatattatataaaattttctgataaaaattgaaatcaagatTTTGCAAATTCATATGGTCGGATTTCTGAAAAATTTACCACTAAACTATCATTCAAGTAATTATAGCCGCCGCAtcgaaaacaaacaaaacttaTATGTCAAACCAAAAAGACGTGACGCGTTTTCTCACTTTTAGCGCTCACTATAGTTGATGGAATTACGGATCGTGCCATCCTTCACGTTCACGAGCCTTGGCATCGTCCCTAACGTTAAATACTACTTGTAATCATTCCCTTTATGTTTGAAAGAGAGGAATCACATCAAGATTATATCACAAGCAAACATACACTAAGTACTATATTAAATAAGAGATgggttaatataattttttgtcaCAGAAAAAATTGACCACGTTCAACTCAGTCTATAAATGTTTCAATTtagatattaaaattttaacattATTCCAACTTACTCATGCGGACAATTTTCTCATTGTTTGAACAATAAATTATTGATGTTGCATAAAAAAATTAGCGGGAAGCAGCTAAACCGAGTTGAAATGTATAATGAGAGTAAAGAATACATCCATGCTACTTATTCTCAAGATTATATTATACACGTAAATGTTGCAGGACATTTATATGCACATTGGGAGAATCCTCAAATTCAAGTTTTGACTGTCCATATCTATCACCCTCCACTCtattttgatgtttgggaaaGTGGGGTGTATTTGTGTATTGTGAGTTCCTTcatttaaattgaaaataaagtaAACTATTCATTTTGTGACGTATCATATCTGGGATATAATTTTTGAGATCCCTATCAGCGgggacatctttttttttttttatgaggcATTCGGAGTCTATATATACAACCCATCAAAGAGCCATTTGCAGTCATTCATTTCCATATGTGGTTGTGATCTGTTTTAGTTCTTCTGTGTTTGGTCGAGTGAGTGcatcttatttttctttccaaatctTTACTTATTCatccctaaaaacacaaaacTAAATCAGACTTATCAgtcctttcctttctttttgctCCTTTAGCTCTCTGGTCTATACTTCTATTTGCTTTCCGCCTTTCCCTATATATTTTTGGTACACttgtttttttcctctctttttgaaCTGATTATTTACAAATTTTAATTAAGTAATATAATTAGTGTTTAATCATGCTCCATCCACTTTGCAGGTTGGGTTCTATATATATTCAACAGATAGATCAGCTTCCCCCAAGCGAGAAAGGGCGCTTCATCGTCAAAGCTCACTCACTCCAACATAGATTTCAAACTTGAAAAAAATTCTCCTCAAAATTTTTGCTGAATCAAAATTGCAAACCGATGAAACTCTTCATCCTCCTCTCCCTCTGctttctctcattttttaatAATGTAAGCCAActcactctttctctctatctcttaAAAGGATTATCAATGCTATTAATGTGAATTGATTGTTGTTTTTGGGGCAATGCAGGTGAACCATATCGCTGGAGCTGGGAGGGATGCAGCCGGAGAGAACCCATTCTCGCCCAAGGCCTATCTGATGCGATATTGGAGCAGAGAGATCCACAACAATCTCCCGAAGCCTAGTTTTCTCTTCTCCAAGGCGTCTCCGTTGAACAGTGTTGACGCGGTTAATTTTGCCAGACTCGCTGCTGAGAATTCGCTCTCAACTCACTTCCCCTCTTTCTGCTCCTCTGCCAAACTGTTTTGCTTCCCCGATTTGACTAATAGTCTGGAAAAGCATGACAGTGACTCCAACTTTATTGCTTATGACGATCGAAACTTCACTAACTACGGCACTGACAGGCTGGGCGGAGTAGATTCCTTCAAGAATTACTCAGAGGTCAACTATGTCCCTGTTAATTCGTTCACACGGTATAGCCGCGACTCGACGGATCACAAGGACAAGTTTGCCCATTATGGCACTGGTCGCAACGTAGTCGACCAAAGTTTCCAAACCTATGCTGCCGGAGCCACCGGTGGCGATGGGCAATTCAAGAATTACAATTCGGAAGTCAATGTGGCTTATCTCCGATTCACTTCCTATGCCGACGATGCCAATGGTAGGCCCCAGACATTTGCAAGTTACTCGGAACGAAGTAATGTGGGAGGCGGGACCTTCACCAGTTATGGCAAGAACGCAAATGGCTCCCCCAATGAATTCTCTAGCTACGGCAAGGATTCCAATGTCATTGCTTCTAATTTCAACAACTATGGCGAGAAGGGAAATGTGAACAATGATTCCTTTACGTCTTACGGGTTCAACGGAAATGTTCCTGAGAATAATTTCAAGAATTACGGAGCAGAAGCTAATGCCGGCAGTGAAACCTTCAGCAGCTACAGAGACCAATCCAATGTCGGCGACGATACGTTTCAATCGTACGGCAAGAAATCCAATTccgaaaaaataaatttcggTAATTACGGACAAACCTTCAACCCAGGTTCAGACAGGTTCACTGGCTATGGTGAGGCCGCGAAAGGGCAGGCTATAGGCTTCAAGATCTATGGAGTCAACAGCACTTTCAAAGAGTACACCAACAAGAAGGCAATGTCGCTTAAACAATATACTGATGCCAACTCCGAGCAAGCCGCAAAGAAGCTGAGTGGCAGTTTGGTCAATAAATGGGCTGAACCGGGCAAATTCTTCAGAGAATCAATGCTCAAGGAGGGAACCGTGATGCCTATGCCGGACATTAGAGATAAAATGCCGGAAAGGTCATTTTTGCCCCGCACAATTGTCTCAAAACTACCATTCTCAACTTCCAAGATCGACGGAATCAAGCAAATCTTTCACGCGAGTGACAACTCTACCATGGAAACCATAATCAAAGATTCTTTGAGCGAGTGTGAGAGGGCTCCAAGCGCTGGCGAAACCAAGCGCTGCGTTGCCTCCATCGAGGACATGATCGACTTCGCGAGCTCGGTTTTGGGCCGAAACATGGCTGTTCGCTCAACTGACAACGTGGAGGGGTCAAAGCAGAATATCCAGATCGGGTTGGTTAAAGGAATTAACGGCGGAAGAGTAACCAAGTCCGTTTCTTGCCACCAGAGTTTGTACCCGTACTTGCTATATTATTGCCATTCAGTCCCTAAAGTTCGGGTATACGAAGCGGATTTATTAGATCCAACAACGAATGCCAAGATCAACCACGGTGTTGCCATCTGTCACTTGGATACCACGGCTTGGAGCCCGACCCATGGAGCTTTCTTAGCTTTGGGTTCAAGTCCGGGTCGGATTGAGGTTTGTCACTGGATATTCGAGAACGATATGACGTGGACCATTGCTGATTAGAGTGGATACAAAGCTCAATTTGGTCTAACTTATTTGAATTAAGCTAATAATAATGTAGTGTACTTCTCACTTTGGAAGCCTTCATATAGGCCCTTtatttatgacttatgagagtTGTATTTTTAAAGTATCTAAGTATTCGGTAGTATTTATTGTACATAAGAAAATATCTCTAAGTTtccataattattttttcttttcttaatcaaaatttcaaaatattttctctcaaaatacatgttaaattttgaaaaaattacatattcataatcaaAATGTAAAACACTTTCTAACAAAACCCATTATCAATATTTTTCACCTGGTCGTACTTTATTATACTATCTGGAGtaataaaaacacaaacatttattacattatttcgaCCTCTCATTACATTATTTCacactcttattacattatctcGGCCACCTATTACATTAGTTTCTCAATGAACCAGACTTCTTTCACATTGTTTTTATAGGAGTGTTCAAATTATATGTGGCAAGCTAAACTTGTCGGAATCGAGCTCAAGGTAGTAAGACAAGTCAGAATTTGCTCTCATTGTTgccgaaaaataaaaattcagcaAAATCCAAGTCGGGGATTTTCAAACGATTTGGCAGGTGTGCATAtacctttattacattgttcacCCTCTTATTACGTTGTTTAAGTTTTTATTACACTATTGCagataattattattttcatatatatctAGCTGGTATGATTATGGATACATATGGATGAATAGTTGTATGGAAGTTTAGCATTTTCGCTAAGTATTTGTCCATGTGTCTTCTTCCTTCGCTTGTGACATAGATGAACACTTATTGTTCTTTTTCCTTGCGACTGAGATCCGagattcttcttcctctttcgcTTGCGACAGAGATGAGcacttattcttcttctttagctTGTGACAGATATAACATCAACagatcgaaacagataacatgcCCGTTTGGATGACATTTTCTGCGCATAGTCCAAACAATCATTCTTTTGCACATAGTCCAATACAATTTTTAGGGCATTTCTACTACTTTTGAAATGCTCCAAATTTTAACAATTTCACTACTTTTCACCAGTGTTTCTCTGTTTTGTCCCCATCCAATTAATGTTATGCTAAATATACCACTTATTAAggaatagttttattaaaatacttttcatttaataaattaaataacacATAAATGAacttttattaataaataaataaatcaataatttattagtatctttaatttattttgattcattatattaattttataaattaatttgtatgtttagATACAACTATATTTTTCAATTACAACtaatatgcataatacccctgcacgtaatttatcacaatctACTACACACAAAAAATGTTACCAGTAAAATTTCAACCAAACACAACAAAGCATTTAagtagcatatctgctactaaaattgtccagtaTTTTTGTTACTATCATTTCTGTtgacatatctgctactttacaaatgtTTTACCAAACTGACCAAACATATTAGTAATtcgaaacaaataaaaaattattagatCTCATGGGATAGTGGACTACAGCTGTCCTGCCACCGATCAAGATCTTTAACCAATCAAAGAGAAGCACCAGAGCACCACAACCAACCCCCAACCATCATTCGTTGCCATCAACTACTAATTTCATTAGACTTTGACCTTGAAGTCGCGACCAACCGTGATGAAAAGTGTT
Proteins encoded in this window:
- the LOC119999282 gene encoding polygalacturonase 1 beta-like protein 3, with protein sequence MKLFILLSLCFLSFFNNVNHIAGAGRDAAGENPFSPKAYLMRYWSREIHNNLPKPSFLFSKASPLNSVDAVNFARLAAENSLSTHFPSFCSSAKLFCFPDLTNSLEKHDSDSNFIAYDDRNFTNYGTDRLGGVDSFKNYSEVNYVPVNSFTRYSRDSTDHKDKFAHYGTGRNVVDQSFQTYAAGATGGDGQFKNYNSEVNVAYLRFTSYADDANGRPQTFASYSERSNVGGGTFTSYGKNANGSPNEFSSYGKDSNVIASNFNNYGEKGNVNNDSFTSYGFNGNVPENNFKNYGAEANAGSETFSSYRDQSNVGDDTFQSYGKKSNSEKINFGNYGQTFNPGSDRFTGYGEAAKGQAIGFKIYGVNSTFKEYTNKKAMSLKQYTDANSEQAAKKLSGSLVNKWAEPGKFFRESMLKEGTVMPMPDIRDKMPERSFLPRTIVSKLPFSTSKIDGIKQIFHASDNSTMETIIKDSLSECERAPSAGETKRCVASIEDMIDFASSVLGRNMAVRSTDNVEGSKQNIQIGLVKGINGGRVTKSVSCHQSLYPYLLYYCHSVPKVRVYEADLLDPTTNAKINHGVAICHLDTTAWSPTHGAFLALGSSPGRIEVCHWIFENDMTWTIAD